GGGATAGTCGAAGAAACGCGTCAGGTACACCCCCTTCGACCAGGTGAAGTCGGTGTAGAACGACCAACTGGGGGCGATTTCCTGTTCATAACCGAGATTTCCGGTGTAGATACGCGGGTTCTTGTAATGTTTGTCGAAAACGCGCACGCCCGCGCCTGGAGGAATGGCGCCCGTGGGCGCAGGAACCGGGAAGGCATTCGGCCAAACTGGGGGCACCGGCGTAAAGCCCAGCTGAGCCAGAGAGGTATTGGTGAAGATGGTGTACTGCTGCACGCCATTGGTGGTAATCGAGCCCACCTGGGTCAGCATGTTCTGGTGGGCGTTGTAGATGCCGGCGCTGGCGCGCAACACCGACTTTTGATTGCCGAACAGGTCCCAGGCAAAGCCCAGTCGCGGCTGAAATTCCGCCTTCTGATTATGCTCGGTCCCATCTGACGGGAATAAGGGATCGCTCAAATACGGTCCATAGGCGGTCTTGGACGGAGCGACGACTGGACTGGGGAAGATCTGCGCTTCCCACCGCAGGCCATAGTTGAGCGTGAAATTGCGCGTTACCTGCCACTTGTCCTGGACGAACAGCGCGTAGTCCTGGTTGCTGATGGTGGAGGCGCCCGGGGGAAGGTTCAGCAGTCCGGTCGGAAGTCCGTCCTGCAGATAGAACAGGAGCGGAAGGCCGGTATAGGCGCCGCCAGGACAAGTTTGATTGAACGGGGCAGTGACCGTGACCCAACTTCCATTGCCGCAAAGATTCGCGCCGGGTCCGAAACCATTGGCCGCGGCCGGCGAGGCATAGCGCAGGAAGCCGTCGGTGGTGGCGAAAATGTAACGGCCCTCAAAGAATCCCCGGAAGGTCTGCGCATTCAAGCTGTGAATCCACTCGCCACCGAACTTGATGTTGTGGTTCCCGTGCACAATGGAAAAATTGTCGCGAACCTGGGTGCGCCAGAAGATTTCATCCACCGTTGGGCCCAGGAAGAACGGATTACCGAAGCGGAAGGCTTGCGAGTTTCCCCCGGCATCGGTAAAGCCGATGGCCGTATCGGCTGGAACTTTGGACGAAGTGGCTGAGCGCGGGCGGTTTTCGCGCGAGTAGGTGAAGTGCAACTCGTTGAGCGTGTTGTTGCTGATCGTGGAAATCCAGTTGGCGTTTATGGCCTGGATTTTGGACGGTCCCTCGATGCCGTTGGCCGACGCACCATAGGTGGGGACGTCGAAGGTCTGGTTGGTATTCTTCGAGTAATCGAAGTTATAAGAGGCGGTCAGCTTGTTGCGCCCGGTAACGTTCCAGTCGAACTTGCCGAGCGCATTGGAATTGCGGATGGGATGGCTGACCGGCACGCCTTCTGCCTGGCCGCGGCTGCCTTGTATGAAATTGATCAGTGCCAGCCGCTGGCAATCGGTATTGGCATTGATCAGCGCCTCGTTGGCCTGGACGGTGGGCGTGGCGATCGGGCACGCCGTCGGCCCCAATTGCGCGCTCAGATTCTCGCGAGACAACTCGGCGATGATCTGCTCGAAGGCGCCGAAGAAGAACATCTTGTCCTTCTTGATGGGCCCGCCAATGGTGCCGCCGAACTGCTCGCGGCTGAAGTTCTTCAGCGGCTTGCCGTCCGATGTATCGGAACTCAGGGCTTCCAGACGCTGGAAATGAAATAGGCTGCCGTGGACGTTGTTGGTGCCGGACTTGGTGATCACGTTGATGACGCCGCCGGCAGTCCGGCCGAACTCGGCGGTGGCGCTGTTGGCGACTACCTGGAACTCCTGCACCGCGTCCATGGTGATGTCGATGGCGGCGCGCTGGCCCCCCATCTGTTCGCCGAAGAAGCCGTTGTTGTAGTCGCCGCCATCCAGGCTGATGTTGTTAAAAATTCCCCGCTGGCCGGAGAAGGTGATCTCGTCGCCGTCCGGGCCCTGCACAATGCTGACCCCGGGCGTCAGCGTCAACAGGTCCTCGAACTTGCGGCCCAGAACCGGGGTGGTGGCGACCGTGATGGGCGCCAGCGTGGTGCTGACCTCGGTTTTCGTGGCATCTACGGTCGGGGTGGCGGTCACCACGATTTGCTCGCCCGTCGCCGATACCCTGACCGGGATGGTCAGCGAAACCGCTTGGCCGACCGTCAACCCGACATCTTTCTGCACGACGGTGGCGAAGCCCTTGGCGCTGATGCTGAGGTTGTAGTTGCCTGGGTTCATTGCCAGGAAGACAAACCGGCCATTGCTATCGGTCGTCAGTGTCCGGCTGAAGTTTGTGTCCGGGTTCTTGGCTTCAACGGTGGCGCCGGGAACCACGGCCCCGCTGGGATCGACAACCGTGCCCTGAATCACGCCGGTCGTGATCTGGGTTTGAGCAACAAGTTGAACTGAAACTGTAAGCAGCAAAAACGCCAACGCGATCAGACGCAGCGCCTTCATCAGGTACCTCCGGATGGAATGGGACTGCTTTTATTGCAACGGGCCGTTTTGAAAACCCACAAAGTGGACTGCTTGAGAGTTGGCGGATTATAAGCCCCGAGGAGAAGTTCTGAAAAGTTTTTTGAGAGGCCGCCTTTCCCGGAAGTGCGCGAGGGAGGCCTCAGGCAACGATCGCGATCGTGCTCAGCACGTGCAGGCCGAGGTCGCGATCTCCCTCGACGCCGATTTGCGCCGCGGCCGAGGCGCGATCGATCCCCTTGGTGAAAATACGCCACGCGATTTCCTGGGGGATGGTTACTTCCGATCGTTTCTTTCCGTGCGGCTCGGCTACCAGTTGCCAGGCGCGGTCGTCACGAAGCAGGAACCAGCTTCCACCGCATTCGCCTGCGACGTTGAAACGTAACAGGGTTTCCGCTTCAGCACTGAGGTTGCGATAGGAAAACGGCAACGCGCGCATGAAGCAATCGAGCACCGGATGGTAAAGCTCGCGTGTCATGATGCCGGGACAGTTGACGGCCATCCGGATTTGCTGCTGGTGATGCCAGCGCTCGGTGAATTCGCGGGCGGTATCGAACCAGTTCAGCGATTGCTGTTCGCCCGCCCAGCTCACTCCGAACATGGCCGGCGCGAACGGGTCGAGAGATTGGTGATAGGCCGCGCTTTGCCGCGACGCCAGCTCCATCATGTCAATCAGGACCGCGGGGCTGAGCCGGCGATAAGTTCGCACGCCCTCTTCATTCATGCCGTTGATGAATGCCGCTAAGTCTCGCGGGGAGCGGATGTCCGGTTGTTCGGCGACGTAGCCGTCCCGCGCCAGCGAGAGCTTGCGCAGCTGCGTATCGAGCAAATGCGCAGCGACGTCCTTTACCTTCCATCGCGGCGACACAGTCTGCCGTTCCCAGTCGTCGAGCGAGAGCGAGCGCAACAGCTCCAGCAGCTTGCGCTCGATGACACGGAATAGATGTGCCGTCAGAATCGGCGGAAGTGGTTTGAGTTCCGACATACCTCTTGATCTAGCAAATTCGTAATCTTAAACCTCGTAATTGGACCCCTGCACAGAGCGGCAATTGGACTCCCGCACAGACCTGTCCCCTTGCAAACCAAATTACAAAATTACCAGGTTACAAAATCAGGTTAGGCCGCTTGCGCGTTGCGCAGCATCTGGAAGAACTCGGCGACCAGACTCGGGTCCCAAAGTCCGGCCGCGGCTTCCTGGCGCATGGTTTCGGCGGCCTGCTCGTGAGGCAGGGCCGGCTTGTACGGGCGGGCAGTGATCAAGGCATCGTAGACGTCCACCACCTGCAGGACTCGCGCCAGCAGCGGGATGTCCTCGCCGCGCAGTCCGTCGGGATAGCCGCTGCCGTTCCAGTGCTCGTGATGGTTGCGAATGATGGGCAGCACCATGCGCAGCGACTTCAGCGGTCGGCAGATGGTTTCCCCGGTAATGGGGTGCTGCTTCATGATCTGCCATTCCTCCGCGGTGAGGTTGGCGCCCTTCTTGAGAATTTCGTCCGGGACAGTGATCTTGCCAAGGTCATGGAGAAATCCGCCACGCCGCAGTGCGACGATAGATTCTTCGTCCAGTTCGAGTTGGCGTCCCATCTGGCTGGCGTAGCGCGACAGGCGCTCGCAATGCCCCTCGGTG
The Terriglobales bacterium genome window above contains:
- a CDS encoding TonB-dependent receptor, which produces MKALRLIALAFLLLTVSVQLVAQTQITTGVIQGTVVDPSGAVVPGATVEAKNPDTNFSRTLTTDSNGRFVFLAMNPGNYNLSISAKGFATVVQKDVGLTVGQAVSLTIPVRVSATGEQIVVTATPTVDATKTEVSTTLAPITVATTPVLGRKFEDLLTLTPGVSIVQGPDGDEITFSGQRGIFNNISLDGGDYNNGFFGEQMGGQRAAIDITMDAVQEFQVVANSATAEFGRTAGGVINVITKSGTNNVHGSLFHFQRLEALSSDTSDGKPLKNFSREQFGGTIGGPIKKDKMFFFGAFEQIIAELSRENLSAQLGPTACPIATPTVQANEALINANTDCQRLALINFIQGSRGQAEGVPVSHPIRNSNALGKFDWNVTGRNKLTASYNFDYSKNTNQTFDVPTYGASANGIEGPSKIQAINANWISTISNNTLNELHFTYSRENRPRSATSSKVPADTAIGFTDAGGNSQAFRFGNPFFLGPTVDEIFWRTQVRDNFSIVHGNHNIKFGGEWIHSLNAQTFRGFFEGRYIFATTDGFLRYASPAAANGFGPGANLCGNGSWVTVTAPFNQTCPGGAYTGLPLLFYLQDGLPTGLLNLPPGASTISNQDYALFVQDKWQVTRNFTLNYGLRWEAQIFPSPVVAPSKTAYGPYLSDPLFPSDGTEHNQKAEFQPRLGFAWDLFGNQKSVLRASAGIYNAHQNMLTQVGSITTNGVQQYTIFTNTSLAQLGFTPVPPVWPNAFPVPAPTGAIPPGAGVRVFDKHYKNPRIYTGNLGYEQEIAPSWSFYTDFTWSKGVYLTRFFDYPAGFFDASGTFHSTCCTTGAPFPNISDLFVTNSTGKSLYRGATFGFRKRFSQHFQLDMNYVLSEDLDNDSNERDPFTDRRLNPSKPALDYHFSDRDERHKFNLYSYSELPAKINLNLRLQAHTPQPITATGCPIRNCAWKDNAYISFDWRAMRPFKIGEGKAITPIVEMFNTFNNINNINPLVSPPLFDFDGFLRQGVGDPRQLQLAVRFTF
- a CDS encoding maleylpyruvate isomerase N-terminal domain-containing protein; its protein translation is MSELKPLPPILTAHLFRVIERKLLELLRSLSLDDWERQTVSPRWKVKDVAAHLLDTQLRKLSLARDGYVAEQPDIRSPRDLAAFINGMNEEGVRTYRRLSPAVLIDMMELASRQSAAYHQSLDPFAPAMFGVSWAGEQQSLNWFDTAREFTERWHHQQQIRMAVNCPGIMTRELYHPVLDCFMRALPFSYRNLSAEAETLLRFNVAGECGGSWFLLRDDRAWQLVAEPHGKKRSEVTIPQEIAWRIFTKGIDRASAAAQIGVEGDRDLGLHVLSTIAIVA
- a CDS encoding HD domain-containing phosphohydrolase, producing the protein MNSGLTQKRVPRILVVDDNQDNASLMQQLLQSRGYQVRVVHNAYDAECEIYSQLPDLVLLDVIMPGKSGYDLCRELKANAATRLIPVVMITGLSDREDRIQGIEAGADDFLNKPIFPEELFARARSLIKLKEFTDELENAEDVLCTLGLSVEARDPYTEGHCERLSRYASQMGRQLELDEESIVALRRGGFLHDLGKITVPDEILKKGANLTAEEWQIMKQHPITGETICRPLKSLRMVLPIIRNHHEHWNGSGYPDGLRGEDIPLLARVLQVVDVYDALITARPYKPALPHEQAAETMRQEAAAGLWDPSLVAEFFQMLRNAQAA